A genomic window from Zonotrichia leucophrys gambelii isolate GWCS_2022_RI chromosome 25, RI_Zleu_2.0, whole genome shotgun sequence includes:
- the LOC135457615 gene encoding small proline-rich protein 2H-like, producing the protein MSYYNYQYKQQCFIPGGVQSSTLTFPQQCPSSELVLPCSPCSPCSPCTPVAPKLCTVRKTLPSPCRPSCVEMRVVEGHSSSSSCSSSRCLDSCSAPIPQLLGVPRCGQGVLRCPQVCAPSPVCQERSGPYSYQWSNSYQYNCGQ; encoded by the coding sequence ATGTCCTACTACAACTACCAGTACAAGCAGCAGTGCTTCATCCCCGGCGGGGTGCAGAGCTCCACGCTCACCttcccccagcagtgccccagctccgagctggtgctgccctgctcaccctgctcACCCTGCTCACCCTGCACCCCCGTGGCGCCCAAGCTCTGCACCGTGAGGaaaaccctgcccagcccctgccggCCCAGCTGCGTGGAGATGCGTGTGGTGGAAGggcactcctcctcctcctcgtgcAGCAGCTCTCGGTGCCTGGATTCCTGCTCCGCGCCCATCCCGCAGCTCCTGGGCGTGCCCCGCTGCGGGCAGGGCGTGctcaggtgcccccaggtgtgtgccccGAGCCCCGTGTGCCAGGAGCGCTCCGGGCCCTACTCCTACCAGTGGTCCAACAGTTACCAGTACAACTGTGGGCAGTAA